Proteins found in one Saccharomyces kudriavzevii IFO 1802 strain IFO1802 genome assembly, chromosome: 11 genomic segment:
- the OSH6 gene encoding oxysterol-binding protein OSH6 (similar to Saccharomyces cerevisiae OSH7 (YHR001W) and OSH6 (YKR003W); ancestral locus Anc_2.513): MGSKKLTVGSDSHRLSRSSFTSSKSSLSAIKDQPVDTDDIDEDDESGHNIILNIISQLRPGCDLTRITLPTFILEKKSMLERVTNQLQFPEFLLQAHSEQDPLQRFLHVMKWYLAGWHIAPKAVKKPLNPVLGEYFTAYWDLPNKQQAYYIAEQTSHHPPECAYFYMIPESSIRVDGVVIPKSRFLGNSSAAMMDGSTVLQFLDIKDRNGKPEKYILTQPNVYVRGILFGKMRIELGDHMIIKSPDFQADIEFKTKGYVFGTYDAIEGTVKDYDGNSYYEISGKWNDVMYIKDLKQSRSSPKVFLDTHKESPLRPQVRPLNEQGEYESRKLWNKVTDALAVRNHSVATEEKFQIENHQRQLAKKRIEDGVEFHPKLFRKSKPGEDLDYCIYRNIPVNEDPEKQIRSILQIAPILPGQRFTDKFFIPAFEKIKPQKKKIEGKKENLVKL; encoded by the coding sequence ATGGGCTCCAAAAAACTAACCGTAGGGTCCGATTCCCATCGGTTGAGCAGATCCAGCTTTACAAGTAGTAAATCTTCACTTTCAGCAATAAAAGATCAGCCGGTCGATACAGATGATATTGATGAGGACGACGAATCAGGTCATAATATTATCTTGAATATTATATCACAATTAAGGCCAGGCTGTGATCTGACCAGGATCACCTTGCCTACTTTTattttagaaaagaaatcaatgCTTGAACGTGTCACGAATCAGTTACAGTTTCCTGAGTTTTTATTGCAGGCACATTCAGAACAGGACCCCTTACAAAGATTTTTACATGTAATGAAATGGTATTTGGCAGGTTGGCACATTGCGCCGAAGGCTGTCAAGAAACCATTGAACCCAGTCCTTGGTGAGTACTTTACCGCTTATTGGGACTTGCCAAACAAGCAGCAAGCATACTATATTGCTGAACAGACAAGTCACCATCCTCCAGAATGCGCATATTTTTACATGATTCCCGAATCATCAATTAGAGTGGATGGGGTGGTTATTCCTAAGTCAAGATTTTTGGGAAACTCAAGCGCTGCCATGATGGATGGATCAACGGTCTTGCAATTTTTGGACATAAAAGATAGAAACGGAAAGCCGGAGAAATATATTCTAACTCAACCAAACGTATATGTGAGAGGAATTTTATTCGGGAAAATGAGAATCGAACTGGGAGACCATATGATTATTAAATCTCCTGATTTTCAGGCTGATATAGAGTTCAAGACAAAGGGATATGTCTTTGGGACTTACGATGCCATCGAAGGGACTGTTAAAGACTATGATGGTAATTCGTATTACGAGATATCAGGTAAATGGAATGATGTTATGTACATAAAAGATTTAAAGCAATCGCGTTCTTCACCAAAAGTCTTCCTCGACACCCATAAAGAATCACCTCTGAGACCACAGGTCCGTCCATTGAACGAGCAAGGTGAGTATGAATCTAGAAAACTGTGGAATAAAGTAACAGATGCATTGGCTGTCCGCAATCATTCTGTTGCAACCgaagaaaagtttcaaatCGAAAACCACCAGAGACAATTAGCTAAAAAGCGTATCGAAGATGGTGTGGAATTCCACCCAAAGCTATTTAGAAAATCAAAGCCTGGCGAGGATCTTGATTATTGTATTTATAGAAATATTCCCGTCAACGAGGATCCTGAGAAGCAAATTCGAAGTATATTGCAGATTGCACCTATTTTACCGGGTCAACGCTTTACTgacaaattcttcattcctgcatttgagaaaataaagccacaaaagaagaaaattgaaggcAAAAAGGAGAATTTGGTAAAACTGTGA